The window CAATATCCACAAACTGATTAAGCGTCTGCGTGGTAGTATTGAACCTCTTTTCATCATCAGGAGATTTGATATCTGCAATCACCAATGGTCTAGAATCCAACTGATGATCCCATGCTACGAAGAAATGTAATTTATTTTTAATGATGGGTCCACCCAATGAAAATCCGAACTGAGAAGTTGAGAAATCATTGTCTCTTTTGTTTCCTCTGATGTCATATGGACTGGAAAGCCAGTTGGTTCTTAAATATTCCCAGGCACTTCCTGAAAATTTATTGGTTCCTGATTTGGTAACAGCACTTACCGTTCCTCCTCCGCTTCTTCCCAATGTCACATCATATTGGTTGGTAGTAATTTTGAATTCACGTACTGCTTCAATGGAGATAGAAAAAGGGGCGCCGCTTCGGCTGGTAGTAGATCCTGCAGAAGTTGGATTTTTTGCAGTCATCCCGTCAATGGTAAAGTTGGTAGAAGACCCTAACTGTCCGGAAAGGTTTCCGCCTTTTCCACTTAACGGTGACAGTTCAGCAAGGTTGGTAAAGTTTCGTCCGTTCACCGGAAGCATGCTGATATTTTTTGCAGAGATTGCCGTTGCTGCTCCAAGGTTTCCGATTTTGTTTTTAAGGTTTCCGGTAATTTTTACTTCTTCAATGGTCTTTTCGTTCCCCAGATCCATATTTACAGTAACCTGATCTCCGAAGTTCACATTGTAACCTTCTTTTTTATCATCGTTTACAATAACTGTATAAGGGCCTCCAAGAGGAATTTCCTTAAAAATATACTCCCCTTTTGAGTTGGTTTCCGTTTCCGTTCTGAACCCTGTAGATTCATTCACGATCGTTACTTTCACTTTTTCCTGAGCCGTACTTCCCGGCCCGGTAACTTTCCCTACAATAGAAGCCTGCGTGGTCTGTGCATACGCCATTGTCCCAAGCCCTAAAAACAATAATCCCAGTACAATCTTTACTTTTTTCATTTCTTCCGAAGATCTTTATGATTAATTTTTTGATGTTCGCCAGGAAACCTCTTTGATTTTCATGCTAATAGATGATGTTGAGGTTTCTTTCAATCAGATGTGCAAAGGTATTTTGACTTTAAGGGCGGGGTGTTTAAGAAAGCTTTAACATTTTTTTAATTAAATCAGAACGTTATGTTAAATTACTTTAAACATATGTTTTATTTCCTACACAATCAGTTCGTTAAGGCATATTACGCATTCTTAATTTTCCTGTACTATTTAATTCTGTTATTTTTTAAATGCAATTACTTTAGTTATTTTTGCTCAAAAGATAGAAAACCAATGTCTGAAAACATTCAACAAAAGATAGAACAGCTCCGCAAAGAGCTTCACCAGCATAATGAAAATTATTATCAACTGGATACACCCACCATTACGGATTTTGAATTCGACATGCTTCTGCAGGAGCTACAAGATCTGGAGGCCAAGTACCCGGAATTCTATGATGAGAACTCTCCTACTGTACGCGTAGGCGGTGGTGTTACCAAAGTTTTCCCTACTATTCAGCATAAATTCAGAATGTACTCACTGGATAATTCTTATGATTTTGACGACCTGGAAGACTGGGAAAAAAGAATTATCAAAACCATTGAAGATCCTGTAGAATTTGTTGCTGAACTAAAGTATGACGGTGCTTCCATTTCTATTCTTTATGAAAACGGAAAGCTCTCGCAGGCAGTTACCCGTGGGGATGGCTTCCAGGGAGATGAAATCACTCCGAATGTACGTACCATTTCAGATATTCCTTTGACTTTAAAAGGTGATTTCCCAGCTCAGTTTTTTATGCGTGGAGAAATTTATCTGACCCGAAAAAACTTTGATAAAATCAATAAACTGCGTGAGGAAGAAGGTCTTGATCCCTTCATGAACCCAAGAAATACAGCCAGTGGAAGTTTGAAAATGCAGGACAGCGCTGAGGTAAGGAAGCGCGGACTTTCTTCTGTACTGTATCAGTTTATCTCAGAAGATATTCCTGCGGAAACGCATTGGGAACTGCTTCAGAAAGCCCAAAGCTGGGGATTCAAAACCTCTCAGCAGGCCAAATTGTGCAAAACGATGGCTGAGGTACAGGAATTTATCACGTTCTGGGATACGGAACGTCATAACCTGCCATTTGAAATTGATGGGATTGTTTTAAAAGTGAATTCATTACAGCAGCAGAGACAGCTTGGTTATACCGCCAAATCTCCCCGTTGGGCAATGGCTTATAAATTTAAAGCTGAAAAGGTAGAAACAGAACTTCAGAGTGTTTCTTATCAGGTGGGAAGAACGGGTGCCATTACTCCGGTTGCTAACCTTAAACCTGTTTTATTAGCCGGAACTATCGTAAAAAGAGCTTCTCTGCATAATGAGGATATCATCAAAAAACTGGATCTTCATGAACATGATTTCGTGTATGTAGAAAAAGGAGGTGAAATTATTCCAAAAATCGTAGGCGTAAACACAGATAAAAGGACAGAGGAGAGCAAAGAAATTGAATACATCAAACATTGTCCTGAATGCGGAACAGAACTGGTAAAAATTGAAGATCAGGCCATTCATTTCTGTCCGAATGAACTTCACTGTCCGCCACAGGTAGTTGGAAGAATGATCCACTATGTTTCCAGAAAAGCTTTGAATATTGACAATCTTGGAAGTGAAACCATTGAACAGCTGTACAGAGAAAAACTGATTGAAAATCCTGCAGATTTCTATGTTCTGACAAAAGAACAGCTTCTTCCGCTGGAAAGAATGGCTGAGAAATCTGCTCAGAATATCATTTCAGGAATTGAGAAATCCAAAGAAATTCCTTTTGAGAAAGTTTTATACGGAATCGGAATTAAGCATGTGGGGGAAACAGTTGCTAAGAAACTTGTCAAAAACTTCCCAACGGTTGAGGAACTAAAGAATGCAACTGTAGAAGAGCTTTGTCAGGTAGAAGATATCGGTGCCAAGATTGCGGTAAGCATTGTTGAGTTCTTCCAGAATTCTGAAAACGTGTTGATGATCGAACGTTTAAAATCTTACGGAGTACAGCTTGAAAAAGGAGAAAGCACAAATGAAGTATTATCCAACGTTCTGGAAGGGAAAACGTTCCTTTTCACCGGAAAATTATCATTATTCACCAGAGAAGCAGCTGAGGAAATGGTAGAAAAGCATGGCGGAAAAAACATTTCTGCGGTTTCTAAAAACCTCAACTATCTTGTTGTAGGTGAAAAGGCAGGAAGCAAGCTGAAAAAAGCTCAGGATATAGGAACCATTCATATTCTGGATGAGCAGCAATTTTTGGATCTGATTGAGAAACAATAAGTTTAAATAATATTTTCACAAAAAAACCATTGATTTTTTTCAATGGTTTTTTTATATTCTGTGAACATACTCAATGTTTTACTTAAAAACAATAAGGGTATATGGAACACTTTCCCCTGCTTTAGGCAAGATCAACCTGATATGCTCCTTATTCCTGTAGTAATCTGTGTAAGGCTCTTTGGTAATAATCTTCCCTTTCTCAGTTTCTTTATATCCGGCTGTCAATATCAGTTTAAGATATTGATCATATTCTTTTTTATCTTTAAACTCAAATTCAATTCTATCTTCTGATTTTTCTTCTTTGTATTCAAACTTTCCGATTTTCGAGGTGTAGTCAGCGGAATCATATTCGGTTAAAAGAAATCCTAAACCTTCTGTTCTGTCATAAAATTTGAACTGAAGCTGTTTCATTTCCTTTTTAAACTCATCCATGGTAAGTTTATTGAACCCCTTAAGCTGTTCTAATGTGAAAGTCTGTGCAGAGACCTGAATACCTAGTAAAACTGAAAATAATAAGAGTCCTAAAGTTTTCCTCATTTCTATTTTTGTCGCAAATATAAAATAATCCTTATGAAACCGGCAGTCTGAAATAAAATGTACTTCCATTATTCAGAGAACTCTTCACTCCTATTTCTCCGTGTTGCTTTTCAATGAAATTTTTTGAAATGGCCAGGCCTAAGCCCGTTCCGTTCTGATGCTCTCCGGGAACCTGAAAATAGCGGTCAAAGATCTGGCGGTGGTATTTTTCATCAATTCCGCTTCCGGTATCAATAATACTGAACTGAATAAACGAGTTCAGTTTTTCAACTACAATCTTGATATTTTCGTCCTGAAAAGAGTGCTTTACCGCATTGGTCAGGAAATTATTCATCACCCAGACTGTTTTATCAAAATCTGCGTTTACAGCATCACTTTCTTCCAGAAGATATTCTGTACTGATGGCAATATTTTTCTGCTCAGCCAGTTTTTCAACATTCTTTACAGCAGTCTGTACAATTTCTTTCGGAGAACATTTTTCAACCGTCAGTCTGATATTTCCGGATTCTACCTGAGAAAGATTAAGCAATTCTCCTGTGATATCCAATAACCGCTGTCCGTCTTCATTGATACTTTTCAGTAATTCCTGCTGCTGCTCGTTCAGTTCTCCGAATTTTTGGTTTCCAAGGAGCTGAACCCCCATTTTGATGGCTGAAATTGGTGTTTTCAATTCATGGGAAATCGTTGCAATAAAGTTGGTTTTAGCAAAATCCAGTTCTTTAAAAGGGGTAATATTTCTCAGCAAAATTACCTTTCCGATATATTTCTTTTCTTTTTCGCCTGTTTTTACAATATTGATAGGAATAATATCCTGTTCAAAATAATTTTCCTTGTTATCACGGACAATCTTAATCGGATCTTTTACCGGGTGGTCAACATTTTTTAACAGTTCACGTATCAGATCATTGTTAATTGCTACTTCATGGGCCGTTTTTCCAATAATTTCTTCTTTATGTAGGTTTGTTATCTTCAGTGCTTCATCATTGATCATATAGATAAAATGATTCTCATCAAGGCCAATCACAGCATCATGCATATTGTTGACCAATGTTTCGATACGTTTTTTATCCATCAGCTGTTTGGAAAGTGTACTGCTTTCGTACTCCTGAAGTTTTTCCGCCATAGTATTGAATGAATCTGCCAGACTGCTGAACTCTTCACTTCCTTTGAAATGCACCCTCTCATTATAGTTTTTATCAGCAATCTGTTTGATACTGAAGGTCAATTGATTGATAGGCTCTGCAATGGTTTGGGGTAAATTGAAAAGCAGGATAAAAGCAATCAGAAAACATACGGTTCCCAAACTTACAATCCAGAAAGTGGCATTTTCTGCTGTAATGATCGCGATATCACTCTTCCGTTCTATACCTTTCATATTCAAAGACATGATCTTAGCCAGATCTTCACGGATGAGTTTTTCTTTATTGATATCCGGTGCTTTCAGATAACTGCTGAAATGCATATTGAGGTTTTGAGTGGCTTCTCTTTCTCCAAATTCTGTAAGGTTTTTTTCCTGCAGCTTATTATTTTTTCGAAAATCTGCTATCGCAACAGTACTATCAATACTGATGTTATCCAGCGCCAGAAGCATGTTTTTGGAAAACTCCAGACTGTTGTAATTGGCCGTAAGGATCTTTTCAGTATCGGATTTTAATTTATTAATATATACAGAACCTATCACTGAAAGCAGAACGATCAGCAGAAATAAAAGGCCAACGCCTAAGGTAAGTTTCGTTTTAAGTTTCATTATTTTTATGATAAAATAATAATATCTATCTGTCTTTCATTCAGCCTGTTCATGAGGGTATAGATCCAGCTGTACCCCAGCATCCGCTGCCAGAAACTGGCGTGAGGTTTACCAATGCAGACCGTTGTGATATTATGAGCAATCACATATTCCAGGATTCCGTTATGAACACTGCTTTCTTTGATGCGGACAACTTTGGCACCTAATTCCTGTGCTAAATTAAAATTATTAATTAAATACCGCTGTTTATCGAGTGCAATTTTTTCCGGATTTTCGGAAGGTTTCTGAACATACAAAACAGTCCATGGACTGTTATAATAACTGGCTAATCTTGCTGTTTTCCGGATAATTGTTTTAGCAATTTTCTCGTTGCTGCTGATGCAGGCCAGGAATTTTATGGGTTTAAAATTTTCAGTTTTGATCTCAGTTTCCACCTTCCTTTCCACATGAGTGGCCACTTCTTTTAAAGCTAATTCACGAAGCTGGAGAATATGCCCGCTTTGGAAGAAATTACTGAGTGCGGTCTGAATTTTCTCCTTTTTATAGATTTTTCCTTCTTTTAAGCGCGTCAGCAGTTCATCCGCAGTAAGGTCGATATTGACAACTTCATCGGCTAGAGCCAGTATCTTATCCGGAACCCGTTCTGCCACTTCTACTCCTGTGATTTTCTTGACTTCTTCATTCAGGCTTTCAATATGCTGAATATTCATGGCACTGATGACATTGATCCCGTTATCAAGGATTTCCAGCACATCCTGCCATCTTTTTTTATTTTTAGAACCTTCTACATTAGTATGAGCAAGTTCGTCCACCAAAACCACTTCAGGATGTTCATTAATGATAGCCTGAAGATCCATTTCTTCAAGATTTTTTCCTTTATAAAAGACCGATTTTCTTTCAACCTCAGGTAGTCCTTCTGCCAGCTCCACGGTTTCTTCCCGGCCATGGGTTTCTATATAGCCTATCTTTACATCAATGCCATTTCGCAAAAGGGAATGTGCTTCCTGAAGCATACGGAAGGTTTTTCCTACACCTGCACTCATCCCGATATAAATTTTGAATTTTCCTTTACGGGATTTCTGGATAAGTTCTAAAAAATCTTTTGCTGATGACATTGATTTTATTCTTTTTAATTTTACTTTAAACACTTTTCACTGTGGTTAAGCTGATTACTAAAACCAGGCTGAAAGACTTGTTGTAATGAAGAAATTTCCTTTTCTGAATTCATCGTTTTTCGCAAAAATGGCATCTTTAGCAGTAAAACCTCTTGCCTCTGTGCGGAAAACCACATTTTTAAAGATCGCATAATCTACATTGAGAGAATATCCAAAAGTCTGAAATCCATTGGGAGTTTCTGTATTGATAATCACACCGTTCTTATCATTGTAATATTCTAATCTTCCTGCCAATGCCCATTTGTTGTCTAATTGATATTTCATTAATACATTTGGGCTGTACCAGATATTATACTGTTCGCTTCCTTTTGACTTCTGTTCTGCTCCGATATCAAATCCTAATACTGCAGAAAACTGATCTGTTAGCTGAAAGCTTCCATACAAATCATGGAAATAGCGCATTCTTTTATCTTCTTTAGCTTTATCATTCCCGATAAATGAGCTGCTGTTCAGGGTAATTTTATCATTGGGTTTATAGGTCACCTGATGTCCGAAAGAAATACTCTGGTTTCCTTCCGGTTTTGCAATTCTCTGCCAGCCATTCAGTATTAATCCGCTTAAAAACCATTTCCCATTATCTGAGGTGTAAGAAATTTTGGCACCTGTTTCAAAATAGGGAGAGTTTTCTGCAGCAAAACTTCTGGTAAGATTGATATTATCTTTTCCTATAGCACTTTCCCAGCCGATATGAGACGGCATGATCCCTGCATCAATCCACAGGTTTTTATTTTTAGAAATTTTGATCCCGATATTGGCTTCGTTGACATAGCGCAGTGCATTCTGCTCAGCAGCCATATTATCCTGTGCATAAGTTCCAGCCATTAAAGCTACATTGGCCCGTAGATTTTCACTCTGATAGTTCGCTTTAACCAATCCAAGATTAAGATTCATTTCATTATGTCTGTTATATGAGTATAAAAAGTTTTGGCGCATATGATTGCCCGGCTCATTAAAATCATAAGTATAAAAGAGTTCTGCATAAGCAGAAAATGTCACTTTATTCTCTGTTTTCAATGAATCTGATGATTGTGCTTTGGCTAAAAATAGTCCTGATAGCACACATATAGCTAGATATTTTTTCACTATTATTAAGGTATGTTAATCATGTCAAAGTTTAAAACCTTAACATGATTATCGATTATTAAATTTATTATTTTAATTGATCCAAAGCGATATTAAGCTTCAGAACATTTACTTTTGATGGTCCGAAAAGTCCTAAGAAAGGCTTTTCTGTCTGATTATTAATTAAGCTTTTAACTTGCTCTTCTGAAATATTTCTCACTTTTGCAATTCTCCTTGCCTGATACAATGCTCCTTCTTCAGAAATATCCGGATCCAGCCCACTTCCACTGGCAGTTACCAGCTCTACAGGGACTTTCACACCTCCCATTTCAGGATTGTCCATTTTTAAAGTGTCAATTCTTTTCTGTACAATTTCCAGATATTCCTTGTTGCTTGGACCTTTGTTGCTCCCTCCACTTCCTGCTGCATTATAATTGACAGAGGAAGGACGGCCGTGAAAGTATTTTTCAGATTTAAATTCCTGCCCGATATTGGCATAGAACTTCTGCCCTTTATTGTAAACGATTTCTCCGTTTCCTTTGTTCGGAAGTATTCTAGAACCTGCGTATACAACTGCCAGATAAATACCTGTAACCACCAGCATTACAACAGTTAATCTGAATGCTGAGACAATATGATTTTTCATTTTTTAAATTTTAATAGAATAAACTGATTACCAGATCAATGATTTTGATTCCAATAAACGGAACAATTACTCCGCCAAGGCCGTAGATCAAAAGGTTTCTTCTCAGTAATGCGCTTGCGCCAATTGGTTTGTAAGCCACTCCTTTCAACGCCAGCGGAATCAGGAACGGAATAATTACCGCATTGAAAATAACCGCTGATAATATGGCTGTTTCCGGACTGTGAAGGTTCATAATATTCAACTTCTGAAGAGAAGGAATAAAAGTGATAAAGAGCGCCGGAATAATGGCAAAATACTTAGCAACGTCGTTCGCAATACTGAAAGTCGTCAAGGTTCCTCTTGTCATTAGCAGCTGCTTCCCGATCTCCACAATTTCGATTAGTTTTGTCGGGTCATTATCAAGATCTACCATGTTACCGGCTTCCTTAGCAGCCTGTGTTCCGCTGTTCATCGCTACACCTACATCTGCCTGGGCCAGTGCCGGAGCATCATTGGTACCATCTCCCATCATGGCAACCAGCTTACCTTCCTGCTGTTCCTTTTTAATGTAATTCATCTTATCTTCAGGTTTGGCTTCGGCGATAAAATCGTCTACTCCTGCTTTTTCTGCGATAAATTTTGCTGTCAAAGGATTATCTCCGGTTACCATTACCGTTTTCACGCCCATTTTTCTCAGTCTCTGGAAACGTTCCTGAATTCCGGTTTTGATGATATCCTGAAGTTCAATAACGCCCCATACTTTTTCATTTACGGCTACTACCAAAGGTGTTCCTCCGTTTTCAGAAATTTTGGTCACCGCATCCTGGGTTTCCTGTGGGAAGATATTCCCGGCTTTTTCAGTCAGTTTTTTTATAGTGTCATAAGCTCCTTTACGGATTCTTGTGTCGTCAAAATCAATCCCTGAAGTTCTGGTTTCCGCTGTAAAATCAATATAAGTAGGATTAGGAACCAATAAATCCTCAGATTTCAAAGCGCTTAGTTCAATGATGGATTTCCCTTCAGGTGTTTCATCGGCTACAGAACTTAATGCAGAAGCTTTAATGAATTCTTCAAGCTGAATTCCATTAGAAGGATGAAATTGAGTTGCCTTACGGTTTCCAATAGTGATTGTTCCCGTTTTATCAAGCAGCAGAACATCAATATCTCCTGCTGTTTCTACAGCTTTACCGCTTTTGGTAATCACATTCGCTCTCAATGCTCTGTCCATCCCCGCAATCCCGATTGCAGAAAGCAGACCGCCGATGGTTGTCGGAATAAGACAAACGAAAAGAGATATAAATGCCGCAATAGTAATCGGAGTCTGCGCATAGTCTGCAAAAGGCTTTAAAGTGAGGGTAACAATAATAAATGTAAGGGTAAATCCTGCTAAAAGTATAGTTAATGCGATTTCGTTAGGTGTTTTCTGTCTTGATGCTCCTTCTACAAGGGCAATCATTTTATCTAAGAAGGATTCTCCTGGCTTTGTAGTTACTTTTACTTTAATTCTGTCTGAAAGTACTTTCGTTCCGCCTGTTACAGAGCTTTTGTCTCCTCCTGCTTCACGGATTACCGGTGCACTTTCTCCTGTAATTGCAGACTCATCAATGGTTGCAAGACCTTCAATAATCTCACCATCCATAGGAATCTGATCTCCGGCTTCACAAAGGAAAATATCGCCTAATGTCATTTCTGCAGACATCTTCAGTCTTGTTTCAACCTGAAATCCTGGTTTGTTATCAAGCACTAATTTAGCTGGAGTTTCTTCCCTTGTTTTTCTAAGGGTATCAGCCTGTGCTTTTCCTCTTGCCTCTGCAATAGCCTCTGCAAAATTGGCAAACAGAACAGTGAAAAATAAAATAATAAATACTAAAAAGTTATAGGAAAAGCTTCCCTGGGTTTTATCACCAGTAAGACTGAACATGCTTACGATAAACATGACAATAGTTCCGATCTCCACCAGGAACATTACCGGATTTTTAAACATAATTTTCGGATTCAGCTTTACGAAGGACTGTTTGATCGCTTCGTTTACCAAATCTCTCTGAAACAATGTTTGTGACTGATTTTTCATTTTTTTGAAAGAGTTTATATCATTGTAAATCAATAATAACCATCAAGGTATACCAAATAATAAGGAGAGATATGGATAATATAAGTGAACGTTTCAGTAAGTGTAAGACTAGCTTTCTCCAACTTTCCGGCTTCCTTAATGGTTGAATATTGATTCTAATTTTTAATGTTCACATTTTTATTTTGAGAAATACTGAATCTGCTCTGCAATAGGACCTAGGGTCAATGCAGGAAAGAAAGACAGTGCTGCAATCAGTAAAATCACCGCCAGGGTCATAAATCCGAAAGTTGCCGTATCTGTTTTCAGTGTTCCTGAACTTTCAGGGATATATTTCTTCTGTGCTAATAGTCCTGCAATCGCTACCGGGCCTATAATCGGGATGAATCTTGAAAGTAACAGTACAATTCCTGTTGAGATATTCCACCAGGGTGTATTATCTCCAAGTCCTTCAAATCCGGATCCGTTATTCGCCGCAGAAGAGGTAAATTCGTAAAGCATTTCACTGAAACCATGGAAACCTGGGTTATTCAATGTTTTTGTTCCAAATTCCGGTAAATAAGCTGTTAAAGCTGTTCCTGCAAGAATTAAGAAAGGGTGAAACAAAGCCACAATCATCGCGATCTTCATCTCTTTGGCTTCAATCTTTTTCCCCATAAATTCAGGAGTCCTTCCTACCATCAGACCACTGATAAACACGGCCAGAATGATAAAGATGAAATAGTTCAGAATTCCGACTCCGCAGCCTCCGTAGAAGCAGTTGATCATCATGGCAAGCAGCTCATTCATCCCCGAAAGAGGCATTGTACTGTCATGCATAGAATTCACAGATCCCGTAGAAATAACTGTGGTTGCAATACTCCAATAGCCGGATGAAGCACTTCCGAAGCGTATTTCTTTGCCTTCCATCGCTCCCAGGCTGCTATCGGCTCCCATTTGTGTAATCAAAGGATTACCACCTGTTTCATTCACAACATTCGGAACGGTAAGAGCAAGAAAACCGACTGTCATCACAGTAAAGATTACCCATGACAGCTTTCTTTTATTCAGATAAAAACCAAGGGCAAATACCAATGCAAAAGGAATAATCATTTGAGTAACCATTTCTGTCATATTGGTGATATAATTAGGATTTTCAAGCGGATGTGCTGAGTTCGCTCCGAAAAATCCACCTCCATTAGTTCCTAAGTGTTTGATCGCTACAAATGCAGATACAGGACCTCTGGAAACATCAGCTTTCTGACCTTCCAATGTGATGATATGATCTTTTCCTTCAAAAGTCATCGGACTTCCGTTGATAGAAAGAATTAAAGCAACAATTACACTGATAGGAACCAGGATTCTGATCATTGATTTTGTGAAATAATCATAAAAGTTACCTAATTCTGTACTTGTTTTTTCTTTAAAAGCTTTGAAAAGAACCGCCATTGCCGCCATACCTGTTGCTGCTGTTACAAACTGTAAAAACATCAGATAAAGCTGGCTCAGATAACTTACTCCTGTTTCTCCCGAATAATGCTGCAAATTACAGTTGACTAAGAATGAAATGGTTGTATTAAAAGCCAGGTCGGGTGACATATTCGGGTTTCCATCAGGATTTAAAGGAAGCCAGGCCTGATTCAGTAAAAGAAGAAAACCTATGATGAACCAGATCAGATTGATCGCCAGCATGGCATACATATTCTGTTTCCAGTTCATCTGGCGGGCAGGATTAATTCCCGATATTTTATAAATTAACTTTTCAATGGGTTCAAAAACCGGATCAAGAAAAGTTTTTTTGTATCCATAAACATTAGCTATGTATTTACCTAAAAATATTCCGATAACTAACGTGACAGCAAAGATTGCTATAATGCCTAAAATTTCTGTATTCATGACCAATTAAAATTTTTCAGGTTTAATTAAAACATAACAGATATACACAAAGGCAAGTATTGAGAGGAAAAATAAACTCCACATAATTTATATTCTATCAAAAAATTCAACTGATTTATATAAAAGCCAAAACAACACTGCAAAAAGCAGAATTAAACTTATAAGCATCATATCTTAATCATTAGGGTTAAAAGAGTCAACAATACATACGATACAATCAGCAAACTCAAAGTTGAATGCTCCCGTTTTTTAAACGTTTTTCTTGAAATTGTCATTTTTAAATATTTTATTCAAGGACTATATGCCAAAAGAAAGTCCATTTTGAATAAAAAACATTCAAATCATTAAATAACAACACATTACAGCAAGGCAACAATTGTTATAAAACAACAAAAGCCTATCAAAATGATAGGCTCTTTATTAAAATGATAAAAAATTTATTTCAATCCGTATTCTTCAAGCTTTCTGTACAGTGTGGCAATACCAATCTCAAGTAATCGGGCTGCTTCTGCCTTATTTCCTTTTGTGTACTGTAGTACTTTCTGTATATGTATTTTCTCCAGCGAACGAATGCTCAATGAATCACTTTCCGGAGCTGCTTTTTCAGAATAATGAGGAAGGCTATCAGCATCAAGAATATTATTATCCATTAAAATCAAACTCCGCTCTACGGCATTTCTCAGCTCACGGATGTTTCCTTTCCAGTCATTTATCCCCAGAGCTTTATAATAGTCCGGACTTACCTGAACAGAAGACAAGTGAAGTTTGTGAGAAAAAAGATCAATAAAGTTCTTCGCAAGTACCTTCAGATCTTCTTTTCTATTACGCAGAGGCGGAAGACTGATTTCAAATACATTCAATCTGAAATAAAGGTCTTCTCTGAAGTTTCCATGCTTTATTTCATCTTCAAGATTTCTGTTAGTTGCTGCTATTAATCTGAAATCTGACTTTGAAACTTTCGTCTCACCCATTTTGATAAATTCTCTGGTTTCCAAAACCCTGAGCAACTTAGCCTGAAGTTCTATCGGCATCTCACCAATTTCATCCAGAAATAGTGTTCCTCCATTAGCTTCTTCAATCAGTCCTTTTTTATCTTTCACAGCACCAGTAAAAGCCCCTTGTTTATGACCAAAAAGCTCACTTTCCAGAATCTCCTTACTAAATGCTGAACAGTTAATTGCCACAAAGCTATTTTTCTTTCTGTCACTCCCTTCATGAATAGCACTGGCAAAGACTTCTTTACCCGTTCCTGTTTCTCCCGTAAGAAGAACGGCTGCATCTGTTAAAGCCACTTTTTCTGCCAACTTTTTAGCCTGCAGAATTAAAGGTGATTTACCAATAATCTGATCAAAACCTTTGGTAACAACCTGCTGAACCATTCTTGACTTGTTATCTTTTACCTTATCAAGAACTTTATACACCAATGGGAT of the Chryseobacterium viscerum genome contains:
- the ligA gene encoding NAD-dependent DNA ligase LigA; protein product: MSENIQQKIEQLRKELHQHNENYYQLDTPTITDFEFDMLLQELQDLEAKYPEFYDENSPTVRVGGGVTKVFPTIQHKFRMYSLDNSYDFDDLEDWEKRIIKTIEDPVEFVAELKYDGASISILYENGKLSQAVTRGDGFQGDEITPNVRTISDIPLTLKGDFPAQFFMRGEIYLTRKNFDKINKLREEEGLDPFMNPRNTASGSLKMQDSAEVRKRGLSSVLYQFISEDIPAETHWELLQKAQSWGFKTSQQAKLCKTMAEVQEFITFWDTERHNLPFEIDGIVLKVNSLQQQRQLGYTAKSPRWAMAYKFKAEKVETELQSVSYQVGRTGAITPVANLKPVLLAGTIVKRASLHNEDIIKKLDLHEHDFVYVEKGGEIIPKIVGVNTDKRTEESKEIEYIKHCPECGTELVKIEDQAIHFCPNELHCPPQVVGRMIHYVSRKALNIDNLGSETIEQLYREKLIENPADFYVLTKEQLLPLERMAEKSAQNIISGIEKSKEIPFEKVLYGIGIKHVGETVAKKLVKNFPTVEELKNATVEELCQVEDIGAKIAVSIVEFFQNSENVLMIERLKSYGVQLEKGESTNEVLSNVLEGKTFLFTGKLSLFTREAAEEMVEKHGGKNISAVSKNLNYLVVGEKAGSKLKKAQDIGTIHILDEQQFLDLIEKQ
- a CDS encoding ATP-binding protein; amino-acid sequence: MKLKTKLTLGVGLLFLLIVLLSVIGSVYINKLKSDTEKILTANYNSLEFSKNMLLALDNISIDSTVAIADFRKNNKLQEKNLTEFGEREATQNLNMHFSSYLKAPDINKEKLIREDLAKIMSLNMKGIERKSDIAIITAENATFWIVSLGTVCFLIAFILLFNLPQTIAEPINQLTFSIKQIADKNYNERVHFKGSEEFSSLADSFNTMAEKLQEYESSTLSKQLMDKKRIETLVNNMHDAVIGLDENHFIYMINDEALKITNLHKEEIIGKTAHEVAINNDLIRELLKNVDHPVKDPIKIVRDNKENYFEQDIIPINIVKTGEKEKKYIGKVILLRNITPFKELDFAKTNFIATISHELKTPISAIKMGVQLLGNQKFGELNEQQQELLKSINEDGQRLLDITGELLNLSQVESGNIRLTVEKCSPKEIVQTAVKNVEKLAEQKNIAISTEYLLEESDAVNADFDKTVWVMNNFLTNAVKHSFQDENIKIVVEKLNSFIQFSIIDTGSGIDEKYHRQIFDRYFQVPGEHQNGTGLGLAISKNFIEKQHGEIGVKSSLNNGSTFYFRLPVS
- a CDS encoding porin yields the protein MKKYLAICVLSGLFLAKAQSSDSLKTENKVTFSAYAELFYTYDFNEPGNHMRQNFLYSYNRHNEMNLNLGLVKANYQSENLRANVALMAGTYAQDNMAAEQNALRYVNEANIGIKISKNKNLWIDAGIMPSHIGWESAIGKDNINLTRSFAAENSPYFETGAKISYTSDNGKWFLSGLILNGWQRIAKPEGNQSISFGHQVTYKPNDKITLNSSSFIGNDKAKEDKRMRYFHDLYGSFQLTDQFSAVLGFDIGAEQKSKGSEQYNIWYSPNVLMKYQLDNKWALAGRLEYYNDKNGVIINTETPNGFQTFGYSLNVDYAIFKNVVFRTEARGFTAKDAIFAKNDEFRKGNFFITTSLSAWF
- a CDS encoding histidine kinase, with translation MSSAKDFLELIQKSRKGKFKIYIGMSAGVGKTFRMLQEAHSLLRNGIDVKIGYIETHGREETVELAEGLPEVERKSVFYKGKNLEEMDLQAIINEHPEVVLVDELAHTNVEGSKNKKRWQDVLEILDNGINVISAMNIQHIESLNEEVKKITGVEVAERVPDKILALADEVVNIDLTADELLTRLKEGKIYKKEKIQTALSNFFQSGHILQLRELALKEVATHVERKVETEIKTENFKPIKFLACISSNEKIAKTIIRKTARLASYYNSPWTVLYVQKPSENPEKIALDKQRYLINNFNLAQELGAKVVRIKESSVHNGILEYVIAHNITTVCIGKPHASFWQRMLGYSWIYTLMNRLNERQIDIIILS